A part of Diprion similis isolate iyDipSimi1 chromosome 12, iyDipSimi1.1, whole genome shotgun sequence genomic DNA contains:
- the LOC124413224 gene encoding protein Smaug homolog 1 isoform X3 has product MKWSPGALFCEQVGELTRVFSQWNECEQTVVLYALLRRIPAVQARFLAQAVQHSLHSVSELNSQELNANNPGFINSLLSETTETAINQLLTHLPLLRPGNSECKQCYLVAIPELVSHCVSTGQYTEQTQQLLSYTLIHPAITSQDRRSLTQWLRHLEERISGTPPIHSLEEYTTTTPRWDNIWPRTSKQHQHQQQQNESTNIFGAHPTSTFNLQYPSPVARQRRSNSLTPPIAAHHLDVVDRSNNTTTINRHKPRSFSVSGDHAGSLLGLGPLSPQSSCASSGSEGRLDEASTRSVASDVAAWLKTLRLHKYSYLFATLSYEEMLELTEERLAEQGVTKGARHKLALSIAKLQQRHSTLLALERDLLQPNRESNQQASFSQGQGIIANALDELKVIVATPMKPSQENDPSDIPTQFTKVVGKLCSRLALESVDEGVLLSCVTVLEKALQHDCFTPNQKEKIQQWRSRLGNPRPTPKWQHSYGYNNRRYCNPSHHNPHNRKPSLNLSHVNNGHAHSNTFTLSPHRNSISTPYLQNNQNQSLTQTQNSLHPLHVAEKRPSLQETSLEQLQKSLQRTYSAPRDNFLSHSMSPSETTDPEINSRLESLCLRMTEQAIGGFGEA; this is encoded by the exons ATGAAGTGGTCTCCAGGCGCCCTATTTTGCGAACAGGTCGGAGAGCTGACGCGCGTTTTTTCTCAATGGAATGAATGCGAGCAGACAGTCGTGCTCTACGCTTTATTGCGTCGCATACCAGCTGTGCAAGCCAGATTCTTGGCCCAGGCTGTGCAACATTCACTCCATTCTGTTTCTGAGCTGAATTCACAGGAGCTAAATGCAAACAATCCTG GGTTCATCAATTCTTTGCTATCTGAAACAACGGAGACTGCTATTAATCAGCTTTTGACTCACCTTCCGTTGCTGCGTCCAGGAAATTCGGAATGCAAGCAGTGTTACTTAGTCGCTATACCAGAGCTGGTCAGCCACTGTGTCAGCACTGGACAATACACAGAGCAGACTCAACAGCTCCTGAGCTACACCTTGATTCATCCAGCAATAACAAGTCAAGATAGACGGTCGCTAACCCAGTGGTTGAGGCACCTTGAAGAACGTATTAGTGGCACACCCCCTATTCACAGCCTTGAAGAATACACCACAACAACTCCCAG ATGGGATAACATTTGGCCACGTACCTCAAAGCAGCACCAGCATCAGCAACAGCAAAACGAGTCAACCAACATTTTTGGTGCTCATCCAACATCTACGTTCAATCTACAGTATCCATCTCCTGTCGCTAGACAACGTCGTTCAAATAGTCTTACACCACCAATTGCTGCTCATCATCTAGATGTGGTTGATCGTTCCAACAATACAACCACCATAAACAGGCACAAGCCACGCAGCTTCAGTGTGTCTGGCGATCATGCAG gaaGTTTACTTGGATTAGGTCCTCTCAGCCCCCAAAGTTCTTGTGCTAGTAGCGGCAGTGAAGGCCGTTTAGACGAAGCATCTACACGATCAGTGGCCAGCG ATGTAGCTGCTTGGTTGAAAACGTTGAGACTACACAAGTACAGTTACTTATTTGCCACACTGAGTTATGAGGAGATGCTCGAGCTCACTGAGGAGCGATTGGCCGAGCAAGGTGTGACTAAGGGTGCCAGACACAAGTTGGCTCTATCTATTGCTAAGCTACAGCAACGCCACTCAACTTTGTTAGCACTGGAACGAGATTTACTTCAGCCAAATCGGGAGTCTAATCAACAAGCTTCCTTCTCCCAAGGGCAAGGCATAATTGCTAATGCATTGGATGAATTGAAAGTTATTGTAGCCACACCCATGAAACCCAGTCAAGAAAATGATCCCTCAGATATTCCGACTCAGTTCACCAAAGTTGTGGGTAAAC TGTGCAGCCGTTTGGCTTTAGAAAGTGTGGATGAAGGGGTACTGCTAAGCTGTGTTACTGTTCTGGAGAAAGCATTGCAGCACGACTGTTTTACTCctaatcaaaaagaaaaaatccaacaGTGGCGCAGTAGACTCGGAAATCCAAGACCCACTCCCAA ATGGCAGCATAGCTACGGCTACAATAACAGAAGATATTGTAACCCTTCGCACCATAATCCGCACAATAGAAAGCCGAGTCTGAATTTGAGCCATGTTAACAATGGTCATGCACACAGCAACACGTTTACATTGAGTCCACATAGAAACAGCATTTCAACTCCGTATCTTCAGAACAATCAAAATCAGAGTTTGACTCAGACTCAGAACAGTTTGCATCCGCTGCATGTAGCTGAGAAAAGACCTAGCTTACAGGAAACCAGTTTGGAG CAGCTGCAAAAAAGTTTACAACGCACCTACAGCGCTCCAAGGGACAATTTCCTGAGCCACTCGATGAGTCCATCGGAGACAACAGATCCTGAAATAAATTCGCGCCTTGAATCTCTCTGCCTGCGAATGACTGAGCAAGCCATCGGTGGTTTCGGTGAGGCCTAG
- the LOC124413224 gene encoding protein Smaug homolog 1 isoform X2 — protein MKWSPGALFCEQVGELTRVFSQWNECEQTVVLYALLRRIPAVQARFLAQAVQHSLHSVSELNSQELNANNPGFINSLLSETTETAINQLLTHLPLLRPGNSECKQCYLVAIPELVSHCVSTGQYTEQTQQLLSYTLIHPAITSQDRRSLTQWLRHLEERISGTPPIHSLEEYTTTTPRWDNIWPRTSKQHQHQQQQNESTNIFGAHPTSTFNLQYPSPVARQRRSNSLTPPIAAHHLDVVDRSNNTTTINRHKPRSFSVSGDHAGSLLGLGPLSPQSSCASSGSEGRLDEASTRSVASGMKDVAAWLKTLRLHKYSYLFATLSYEEMLELTEERLAEQGVTKGARHKLALSIAKLQQRHSTLLALERDLLQPNRESNQQASFSQGQGIIANALDELKVIVATPMKPSQENDPSDIPTQFTKVVGKLCSRLALESVDEGVLLSCVTVLEKALQHDCFTPNQKEKIQQWRSRLGNPRPTPKWQHSYGYNNRRYCNPSHHNPHNRKPSLNLSHVNNGHAHSNTFTLSPHRNSISTPYLQNNQNQSLTQTQNSLHPLHVAEKRPSLQETSLELQKSLQRTYSAPRDNFLSHSMSPSETTDPEINSRLESLCLRMTEQAIGGFGEA, from the exons ATGAAGTGGTCTCCAGGCGCCCTATTTTGCGAACAGGTCGGAGAGCTGACGCGCGTTTTTTCTCAATGGAATGAATGCGAGCAGACAGTCGTGCTCTACGCTTTATTGCGTCGCATACCAGCTGTGCAAGCCAGATTCTTGGCCCAGGCTGTGCAACATTCACTCCATTCTGTTTCTGAGCTGAATTCACAGGAGCTAAATGCAAACAATCCTG GGTTCATCAATTCTTTGCTATCTGAAACAACGGAGACTGCTATTAATCAGCTTTTGACTCACCTTCCGTTGCTGCGTCCAGGAAATTCGGAATGCAAGCAGTGTTACTTAGTCGCTATACCAGAGCTGGTCAGCCACTGTGTCAGCACTGGACAATACACAGAGCAGACTCAACAGCTCCTGAGCTACACCTTGATTCATCCAGCAATAACAAGTCAAGATAGACGGTCGCTAACCCAGTGGTTGAGGCACCTTGAAGAACGTATTAGTGGCACACCCCCTATTCACAGCCTTGAAGAATACACCACAACAACTCCCAG ATGGGATAACATTTGGCCACGTACCTCAAAGCAGCACCAGCATCAGCAACAGCAAAACGAGTCAACCAACATTTTTGGTGCTCATCCAACATCTACGTTCAATCTACAGTATCCATCTCCTGTCGCTAGACAACGTCGTTCAAATAGTCTTACACCACCAATTGCTGCTCATCATCTAGATGTGGTTGATCGTTCCAACAATACAACCACCATAAACAGGCACAAGCCACGCAGCTTCAGTGTGTCTGGCGATCATGCAG gaaGTTTACTTGGATTAGGTCCTCTCAGCCCCCAAAGTTCTTGTGCTAGTAGCGGCAGTGAAGGCCGTTTAGACGAAGCATCTACACGATCAGTGGCCAGCGGTATGAAAG ATGTAGCTGCTTGGTTGAAAACGTTGAGACTACACAAGTACAGTTACTTATTTGCCACACTGAGTTATGAGGAGATGCTCGAGCTCACTGAGGAGCGATTGGCCGAGCAAGGTGTGACTAAGGGTGCCAGACACAAGTTGGCTCTATCTATTGCTAAGCTACAGCAACGCCACTCAACTTTGTTAGCACTGGAACGAGATTTACTTCAGCCAAATCGGGAGTCTAATCAACAAGCTTCCTTCTCCCAAGGGCAAGGCATAATTGCTAATGCATTGGATGAATTGAAAGTTATTGTAGCCACACCCATGAAACCCAGTCAAGAAAATGATCCCTCAGATATTCCGACTCAGTTCACCAAAGTTGTGGGTAAAC TGTGCAGCCGTTTGGCTTTAGAAAGTGTGGATGAAGGGGTACTGCTAAGCTGTGTTACTGTTCTGGAGAAAGCATTGCAGCACGACTGTTTTACTCctaatcaaaaagaaaaaatccaacaGTGGCGCAGTAGACTCGGAAATCCAAGACCCACTCCCAA ATGGCAGCATAGCTACGGCTACAATAACAGAAGATATTGTAACCCTTCGCACCATAATCCGCACAATAGAAAGCCGAGTCTGAATTTGAGCCATGTTAACAATGGTCATGCACACAGCAACACGTTTACATTGAGTCCACATAGAAACAGCATTTCAACTCCGTATCTTCAGAACAATCAAAATCAGAGTTTGACTCAGACTCAGAACAGTTTGCATCCGCTGCATGTAGCTGAGAAAAGACCTAGCTTACAGGAAACCAGTTTGGAG CTGCAAAAAAGTTTACAACGCACCTACAGCGCTCCAAGGGACAATTTCCTGAGCCACTCGATGAGTCCATCGGAGACAACAGATCCTGAAATAAATTCGCGCCTTGAATCTCTCTGCCTGCGAATGACTGAGCAAGCCATCGGTGGTTTCGGTGAGGCCTAG
- the LOC124413224 gene encoding protein Smaug homolog 1 isoform X1 — protein sequence MKWSPGALFCEQVGELTRVFSQWNECEQTVVLYALLRRIPAVQARFLAQAVQHSLHSVSELNSQELNANNPGFINSLLSETTETAINQLLTHLPLLRPGNSECKQCYLVAIPELVSHCVSTGQYTEQTQQLLSYTLIHPAITSQDRRSLTQWLRHLEERISGTPPIHSLEEYTTTTPRWDNIWPRTSKQHQHQQQQNESTNIFGAHPTSTFNLQYPSPVARQRRSNSLTPPIAAHHLDVVDRSNNTTTINRHKPRSFSVSGDHAGSLLGLGPLSPQSSCASSGSEGRLDEASTRSVASGMKDVAAWLKTLRLHKYSYLFATLSYEEMLELTEERLAEQGVTKGARHKLALSIAKLQQRHSTLLALERDLLQPNRESNQQASFSQGQGIIANALDELKVIVATPMKPSQENDPSDIPTQFTKVVGKLCSRLALESVDEGVLLSCVTVLEKALQHDCFTPNQKEKIQQWRSRLGNPRPTPKWQHSYGYNNRRYCNPSHHNPHNRKPSLNLSHVNNGHAHSNTFTLSPHRNSISTPYLQNNQNQSLTQTQNSLHPLHVAEKRPSLQETSLEQLQKSLQRTYSAPRDNFLSHSMSPSETTDPEINSRLESLCLRMTEQAIGGFGEA from the exons ATGAAGTGGTCTCCAGGCGCCCTATTTTGCGAACAGGTCGGAGAGCTGACGCGCGTTTTTTCTCAATGGAATGAATGCGAGCAGACAGTCGTGCTCTACGCTTTATTGCGTCGCATACCAGCTGTGCAAGCCAGATTCTTGGCCCAGGCTGTGCAACATTCACTCCATTCTGTTTCTGAGCTGAATTCACAGGAGCTAAATGCAAACAATCCTG GGTTCATCAATTCTTTGCTATCTGAAACAACGGAGACTGCTATTAATCAGCTTTTGACTCACCTTCCGTTGCTGCGTCCAGGAAATTCGGAATGCAAGCAGTGTTACTTAGTCGCTATACCAGAGCTGGTCAGCCACTGTGTCAGCACTGGACAATACACAGAGCAGACTCAACAGCTCCTGAGCTACACCTTGATTCATCCAGCAATAACAAGTCAAGATAGACGGTCGCTAACCCAGTGGTTGAGGCACCTTGAAGAACGTATTAGTGGCACACCCCCTATTCACAGCCTTGAAGAATACACCACAACAACTCCCAG ATGGGATAACATTTGGCCACGTACCTCAAAGCAGCACCAGCATCAGCAACAGCAAAACGAGTCAACCAACATTTTTGGTGCTCATCCAACATCTACGTTCAATCTACAGTATCCATCTCCTGTCGCTAGACAACGTCGTTCAAATAGTCTTACACCACCAATTGCTGCTCATCATCTAGATGTGGTTGATCGTTCCAACAATACAACCACCATAAACAGGCACAAGCCACGCAGCTTCAGTGTGTCTGGCGATCATGCAG gaaGTTTACTTGGATTAGGTCCTCTCAGCCCCCAAAGTTCTTGTGCTAGTAGCGGCAGTGAAGGCCGTTTAGACGAAGCATCTACACGATCAGTGGCCAGCGGTATGAAAG ATGTAGCTGCTTGGTTGAAAACGTTGAGACTACACAAGTACAGTTACTTATTTGCCACACTGAGTTATGAGGAGATGCTCGAGCTCACTGAGGAGCGATTGGCCGAGCAAGGTGTGACTAAGGGTGCCAGACACAAGTTGGCTCTATCTATTGCTAAGCTACAGCAACGCCACTCAACTTTGTTAGCACTGGAACGAGATTTACTTCAGCCAAATCGGGAGTCTAATCAACAAGCTTCCTTCTCCCAAGGGCAAGGCATAATTGCTAATGCATTGGATGAATTGAAAGTTATTGTAGCCACACCCATGAAACCCAGTCAAGAAAATGATCCCTCAGATATTCCGACTCAGTTCACCAAAGTTGTGGGTAAAC TGTGCAGCCGTTTGGCTTTAGAAAGTGTGGATGAAGGGGTACTGCTAAGCTGTGTTACTGTTCTGGAGAAAGCATTGCAGCACGACTGTTTTACTCctaatcaaaaagaaaaaatccaacaGTGGCGCAGTAGACTCGGAAATCCAAGACCCACTCCCAA ATGGCAGCATAGCTACGGCTACAATAACAGAAGATATTGTAACCCTTCGCACCATAATCCGCACAATAGAAAGCCGAGTCTGAATTTGAGCCATGTTAACAATGGTCATGCACACAGCAACACGTTTACATTGAGTCCACATAGAAACAGCATTTCAACTCCGTATCTTCAGAACAATCAAAATCAGAGTTTGACTCAGACTCAGAACAGTTTGCATCCGCTGCATGTAGCTGAGAAAAGACCTAGCTTACAGGAAACCAGTTTGGAG CAGCTGCAAAAAAGTTTACAACGCACCTACAGCGCTCCAAGGGACAATTTCCTGAGCCACTCGATGAGTCCATCGGAGACAACAGATCCTGAAATAAATTCGCGCCTTGAATCTCTCTGCCTGCGAATGACTGAGCAAGCCATCGGTGGTTTCGGTGAGGCCTAG
- the LOC124413233 gene encoding uncharacterized protein LOC124413233, giving the protein MKLLLCTMMMMIAASWAGRITRSIVDHTLQENNFPNLHTVHHGHGATSYQNVNIENRNKPNTRSHNLHELQYEISPTKALPFVIVDDTDDLFFASDNADPYTSNDIEHVEINNIAEPFAYYDQYDFDYDYGLH; this is encoded by the exons ATGAAATTATTA CTGTgcacgatgatgatgatgatcgcTGCTTCGTGGGCCGGAAGAATCACCCGAAGTATCGTTGATCACACCTTGCAGGAGAATAACTTTCCGAACTTGCACACAGTCCATCATGGCCACGGCGCGACTAGCTATCAAAACGTAAACATAGAAAACCGGAACAAGCCGAACACTCGGTCACACAATCTTCACG AACTGCAGTATGAAATTTCGCCTACAAAAGCATTACCGTTTGTTATTGTTGACGATACCGACGATCTTTTTTTCGCTTCTGACAACGCAG atcCGTATACGTCAAATGATATTGAGCACGTTGAAATCAACAATATCGCAGAACCGTTCGCATACTACGATCAATACGATTTTGACTACGATTACGGACTTCACTAA